A region from the Kribbella shirazensis genome encodes:
- a CDS encoding NAD-glutamate dehydrogenase — translation MQSKLDVLKADVIAKAVATGTHGHDKVVDPVKLKTFLEQYYRHVAAEDVAERQPNDCLGAARHHYKAAMSRPQGTAKVHVFTPTLQEHGWSANGRTVVEIVIDDMPFLVDSASMAITERNLELQLLIHPQFVVRRDVAGTLQEVLDDTTAADGHDLVRESWMHLEIERVADVAEQRALEQALQKVLNDVREAVEDWPKMHEKAVSIAVGLDDADLPVSESEVEEARELLEWLADEHFTFLGYREYDFFMEGEQGILRGRAGTGLGILRPDPKPGSGKLPPEVSAKAQERKLLILTKANSRSTVHRSTYLDYVGIKQFDENGDPVRECRFIGLLSSTAYTESVMQVPVLRRKALELFRLTGFDPNSHSGKGLLDVLETYPRDELLQAPVEDLLPIVQSVLHLQERRAVKLFVRRDVYNRYLSCLVYLPRDRYTTAVRLRMQQILKDAIGAETVTYAAYVTESVLARVHFVVRMKQGETVGEYDAEMLEQQVIEATRAWEDDFTAALHAQGGDGAVTKLFRRYAQAFPEAYKEDFDARVAVNDVHILEGLPAENGLAMSLYSPIDEEWEGERRFKVFRTGSSLSLSQVLPHLSAMGVEVVDERPYEIRRADGTMAYIYDFGLKVPDDTEEREDLRRLFSDTFQAVWEGRAESDKLNALVLRGNLSWRQVSILRAYQRYIRQGGTPFSQDYIENTFLNHVDVAGLLVQLFETSFDPARGPADDPDRVMRTDQLEKEILAALDTVQSLDEDRILRSYLTVMKATLRTNYFQPGPDGRPRSYISLKLEPKAIPELPQPRPAYEIFVYSPRVEGVHLRFGAVARGGLRWSDRREDFRTEVLGLVKAQMVKNSVIVPVGAKGGFYAKQLPDPSHDRDAWLAEGVASYKTFISGLLDITDNIVAGDIVPPASVVRYDGDDAYLVVAADKGTATFSDIANGVAKEYGFWLGDAFASGGSVGYDHKAMGITARGAWESVKRHFREMGHDCQHEDFTVVGVGDMSGDVFGNGMLLSEHIRLVAAFDHRHIFLDPSPDAAASFAERRRLFELPRSSWADYDASLISAGGGVFPRTDKAIPISPEVRVALGIEGSPAKLTPAELMNAILKAPVDLFWNGGIGTYVKSSSESNADVGDKANDAIRINGSELRARAVGEGGNLGFTQLGRIEYAAAGGRINTDFIDNVAGVDTSDHEVNIKILLDKVVADGDLTEKQRNDIIASMTDEVGALVLKSNYRQNIALANAGAQAAALMHVHQDWVRRLEKQGLLDRELEFLPSVTEFKRRKADGRGLTSPELSVLIAYTKIVMEAELLKTSLPDDGFLAHKLASYFPKAIQERFADQIQSHQLRREIITTQVVNEFVNTSGVTAYHRLSLETGGTVEDVVRANLAASRIFSQPELLTRNAELDNVVDAETQTHMRLETRTLVERATRWLVSNRRPPVDIEELIEFFGPGIAKLTAALPDVLRGRELALFEQRREALVQKGVSEDFATRIAVLPPAYAGLGLVETASRDDIDILEIAKVHFALGERLQLGRFLERIIGLPRTDRWQTMARAALRDDLHQVHARLTRQVLATTDPTADPEDRVITWQDQNATALSRAATMLEEIVDTEGPELAQLSVGLRLVRTLIANQA, via the coding sequence ATGCAGAGCAAGCTGGACGTCCTGAAGGCCGATGTGATCGCGAAGGCGGTGGCCACGGGAACACATGGGCACGACAAAGTGGTCGACCCGGTCAAGCTGAAGACCTTCCTCGAGCAGTACTACCGGCACGTGGCTGCCGAAGACGTCGCCGAGCGCCAGCCGAACGACTGCCTGGGTGCCGCACGGCACCACTACAAGGCCGCGATGTCCCGTCCCCAGGGGACGGCGAAGGTCCATGTCTTCACGCCGACGCTCCAGGAGCACGGCTGGTCCGCGAACGGCCGGACCGTGGTCGAGATCGTCATCGACGACATGCCGTTCCTGGTGGACAGCGCCTCGATGGCGATCACCGAACGCAACCTCGAGCTCCAGCTGCTGATCCACCCGCAGTTCGTGGTCCGCCGCGACGTCGCCGGCACGCTGCAGGAGGTGCTGGACGACACCACGGCCGCGGACGGGCACGACCTGGTTCGCGAGAGCTGGATGCACCTGGAGATCGAGCGGGTCGCCGACGTCGCCGAGCAGCGCGCCCTCGAGCAGGCGCTGCAGAAGGTGCTGAACGACGTGCGCGAGGCGGTCGAGGACTGGCCGAAGATGCACGAGAAGGCGGTCAGCATCGCGGTCGGGCTGGACGACGCGGACCTGCCGGTGTCGGAGAGCGAGGTGGAGGAGGCCCGCGAGCTGCTGGAGTGGCTGGCCGACGAGCACTTCACCTTCCTCGGCTACCGCGAGTACGACTTCTTCATGGAGGGTGAGCAGGGCATCCTGCGCGGCCGTGCGGGGACCGGGCTGGGCATCCTCCGGCCGGACCCGAAGCCGGGCTCCGGCAAGCTGCCGCCGGAGGTGAGCGCCAAGGCGCAGGAGCGGAAGCTGCTGATCCTGACCAAGGCGAACTCCCGGTCCACGGTGCACAGGTCGACGTACCTGGACTACGTCGGCATCAAGCAGTTCGACGAGAACGGCGACCCGGTCCGCGAGTGCCGATTCATCGGTCTGCTGTCGTCGACGGCGTACACCGAAAGCGTCATGCAGGTCCCGGTACTGCGTCGTAAGGCGCTGGAGCTGTTCCGCCTGACCGGCTTCGACCCGAACAGCCACAGCGGCAAGGGCCTCCTCGACGTACTGGAGACCTACCCGCGTGACGAGCTGCTGCAGGCACCTGTGGAGGACCTGCTGCCGATCGTGCAGTCGGTGCTGCACCTGCAGGAGCGGCGCGCGGTCAAGCTGTTCGTACGGCGTGACGTGTACAACCGGTACCTGTCCTGCCTGGTCTACCTGCCGCGTGACCGTTACACGACCGCGGTCCGGCTGCGCATGCAGCAGATCCTGAAGGACGCCATCGGCGCCGAGACCGTGACGTACGCCGCCTACGTCACCGAGTCCGTGCTGGCCCGGGTGCACTTCGTGGTCCGGATGAAGCAGGGCGAGACCGTCGGCGAGTACGACGCGGAGATGCTCGAGCAGCAGGTCATCGAGGCGACCCGGGCGTGGGAGGACGACTTCACCGCGGCGCTGCACGCCCAGGGCGGCGACGGCGCGGTCACCAAGCTGTTCCGCCGGTACGCGCAGGCGTTCCCGGAGGCGTACAAGGAGGACTTCGACGCGCGCGTCGCGGTCAACGACGTACACATCCTGGAAGGGCTGCCGGCCGAGAACGGTCTGGCCATGTCGCTCTACAGCCCGATCGACGAGGAGTGGGAGGGTGAGCGCCGCTTCAAGGTGTTCCGCACCGGGTCGTCGCTGTCGCTGTCACAGGTCCTCCCGCACCTGAGCGCGATGGGCGTGGAGGTCGTCGACGAACGCCCGTACGAGATCCGCCGCGCCGACGGCACGATGGCCTACATCTACGACTTCGGGCTGAAGGTGCCGGACGACACCGAGGAGCGCGAGGACCTCCGCAGGCTGTTCTCCGATACGTTCCAGGCGGTCTGGGAGGGCCGGGCGGAGTCCGACAAGCTCAACGCGCTGGTGCTGCGCGGCAACCTCAGCTGGCGGCAGGTGTCGATCCTGCGCGCCTACCAGCGCTACATCCGCCAGGGCGGTACGCCGTTCAGCCAGGACTACATCGAGAACACCTTCCTGAACCACGTCGACGTGGCCGGTCTGCTGGTGCAGCTGTTCGAGACCAGCTTCGATCCGGCGCGCGGGCCGGCCGACGACCCGGACCGGGTGATGCGGACCGACCAGCTGGAGAAGGAGATCCTGGCCGCGCTGGACACGGTGCAGAGCCTGGACGAGGACCGCATCCTGCGTTCGTACCTGACGGTGATGAAGGCGACGCTGCGGACCAACTACTTCCAGCCGGGGCCCGACGGTCGGCCGCGCTCGTACATCTCCCTCAAGCTGGAGCCGAAGGCGATCCCGGAGCTGCCGCAGCCGCGGCCGGCGTACGAGATCTTCGTGTACTCGCCGCGGGTCGAGGGTGTGCACCTGCGGTTCGGTGCCGTCGCGCGCGGCGGGCTGCGCTGGTCCGACCGGCGCGAGGACTTCCGCACCGAGGTGCTCGGCCTGGTGAAGGCGCAGATGGTGAAGAACTCGGTGATCGTGCCGGTCGGCGCGAAGGGCGGGTTCTACGCCAAGCAGCTGCCCGACCCTTCCCACGACCGGGACGCGTGGCTCGCCGAAGGCGTCGCGTCGTACAAGACCTTCATCTCCGGGCTGCTGGACATCACCGACAACATCGTTGCCGGGGACATCGTTCCGCCCGCTTCGGTGGTGCGGTACGACGGTGACGACGCCTACCTGGTCGTCGCCGCGGACAAAGGTACGGCGACGTTCTCGGACATCGCGAACGGCGTCGCGAAGGAGTACGGGTTCTGGCTGGGCGACGCGTTCGCGTCCGGCGGCTCGGTCGGGTACGACCACAAGGCGATGGGCATCACCGCCCGCGGCGCGTGGGAGTCGGTCAAGCGGCACTTCCGCGAGATGGGCCACGACTGCCAGCACGAGGACTTCACCGTCGTCGGCGTCGGCGACATGTCCGGTGACGTGTTCGGGAACGGGATGCTGCTGTCGGAGCACATCCGGCTGGTCGCGGCGTTCGACCACCGGCACATCTTCCTCGACCCGTCGCCGGACGCGGCCGCCTCGTTCGCCGAACGGCGGCGGCTGTTCGAGTTGCCCCGGTCGTCGTGGGCGGACTACGACGCCTCGCTGATCTCCGCCGGTGGCGGGGTGTTCCCGCGCACCGACAAGGCGATCCCGATCTCGCCGGAGGTTCGCGTTGCGCTCGGGATCGAGGGGAGTCCGGCGAAGCTCACCCCGGCCGAGCTGATGAACGCCATCCTGAAGGCGCCGGTCGACCTGTTCTGGAACGGCGGCATCGGCACCTACGTGAAGTCCAGCAGCGAGTCGAACGCGGACGTCGGCGACAAGGCGAACGACGCGATCCGGATCAACGGCTCCGAGCTGCGCGCTCGCGCGGTCGGCGAGGGCGGCAACCTCGGCTTCACCCAGCTCGGCCGGATCGAGTACGCCGCGGCCGGCGGGCGGATCAACACCGACTTCATCGACAACGTGGCCGGTGTGGACACCTCCGACCACGAGGTGAACATCAAGATCCTGCTGGACAAGGTGGTCGCGGACGGCGACCTGACCGAGAAGCAGCGCAACGACATCATCGCGTCGATGACCGACGAGGTCGGCGCGCTGGTGCTGAAGAGCAACTACCGGCAGAACATCGCGCTCGCCAACGCCGGCGCGCAGGCGGCCGCGCTCATGCACGTCCACCAGGACTGGGTACGGCGGCTGGAGAAGCAGGGCCTGCTCGACCGGGAGCTCGAGTTCCTGCCCAGCGTCACGGAGTTCAAGCGGCGCAAGGCCGACGGGCGCGGACTGACCTCGCCGGAGCTGTCGGTGCTGATCGCGTACACCAAGATCGTGATGGAAGCCGAGCTGCTGAAGACGTCGCTGCCGGACGACGGGTTCCTGGCGCACAAGCTGGCCAGCTACTTCCCGAAGGCGATCCAGGAGCGGTTCGCCGACCAGATCCAGAGCCACCAGCTGCGCCGCGAGATCATCACGACCCAGGTCGTCAACGAGTTCGTGAACACGTCCGGCGTCACGGCGTACCACCGGCTCTCGCTGGAGACCGGCGGGACGGTCGAGGACGTCGTACGGGCGAACCTGGCCGCCTCGCGGATCTTCTCGCAGCCGGAGCTGCTGACCCGCAACGCCGAGCTGGACAACGTGGTCGACGCCGAGACGCAGACGCACATGCGGCTCGAGACGCGCACACTGGTCGAGCGGGCGACGCGCTGGCTGGTCTCGAACCGGCGGCCTCCGGTGGACATCGAGGAGCTCATCGAGTTCTTCGGGCCGGGGATCGCGAAGCTGACGGCGGCGTTGCCCGACGTACTGCGGGGTCGTGAGCTGGCCCTGTTCGAGCAGCGGCGCGAAGCCCTTGTGCAGAAGGGTGTTTCGGAGGACTTCGCGACCCGGATCGCGGTGCTGCCGCCGGCGTACGCGGGTCTCGGGCTCGTGGAGACGGCGTCGCGCGACGACATCGACATCCTCGAGATCGCCAAGGTCCACTTCGCGCTGGGCGAGCGGCTGCAGCTCGGTCGCTTCCTGGAGCGGATCATCGGCCTGCCCCGCACCGACCGCTGGCAGACGATGGCCCGCGCCGCCCTCCGCGACGACCTGCACCAGGTGCACGCCCGCCTCACCCGCCAGGTCCTCGCCACCACCGACCCGACGGCTGACCCCGAGGATCGCGTCATCACCTGGCAGGACCAGAACGCCACCGCCCTGTCCCGTGCCGCCACCATGCTCGAAGAAATCGTCGACACCGAAGGCCCCGAACTGGCCCAACTCTCCGTAGGCCTCCGCCTGGTCCGAACCCTGATCGCCAACCAGGCCTGA
- a CDS encoding MarR family winged helix-turn-helix transcriptional regulator, producing the protein MVPVSKGPWLDDDEQKAWRSYLLMKRTLETHLERHLQREFGLSGSDFEILVNLSESESGRMRAFELGRATQWEKSRLSHHLSRMEKRGLVRKEACDARYPEIAITEEGMTAIKECAPVHAARVREFFVDVFGSERLAVLGEVSDEIVETIGRHCDTDCPLERNHGR; encoded by the coding sequence ATGGTTCCCGTGAGCAAGGGACCGTGGCTCGACGACGACGAGCAGAAGGCCTGGCGCAGCTATTTGCTGATGAAGCGGACGCTGGAGACGCACCTGGAGCGTCACCTCCAGCGTGAGTTCGGCCTGTCCGGATCGGACTTCGAGATCCTGGTCAACCTGTCCGAGTCGGAGTCCGGCCGGATGCGCGCGTTCGAGCTCGGCCGGGCGACGCAGTGGGAGAAGAGCCGGCTGTCGCACCACCTCTCCCGGATGGAGAAGCGCGGCCTGGTCCGCAAGGAGGCGTGCGACGCGCGGTACCCGGAGATCGCGATCACCGAGGAGGGCATGACCGCGATCAAGGAGTGTGCGCCCGTGCATGCCGCCCGGGTCCGGGAATTCTTCGTCGACGTGTTCGGCTCCGAGCGTCTGGCCGTCCTCGGCGAGGTCTCCGACGAGATCGTCGAGACGATCGGCCGGCACTGCGACACGGACTGTCCGCTGGAGAGAAATCACGGCCGGTGA
- a CDS encoding NmrA/HSCARG family protein gives MSKLIAVVGATGAQGGALVRAILADPSGEFAVRALTRNPDSPGAKELAAAGAEMAAADLDDEASVRAAFDGAYGAFVVTNYWAPLTPEQEAVRTRAEMELEQAETAARAARDAGVRHLIWSTLEDTRPFFAGRDDVPSLDDGRYKVPHFDAKGEADELFTKYGVPTTFLRTTFYFDSLVTAMAPTRNADGTLTISFPMGEQRLSGIASDDIGRSALAILKRPDLIGGTVSIAGDHLTGDEYAAALSEAIGEKVVYHAPTVEEYRGYPFPLAVEMANMFQFYAENHDEFTGNRDLTKVRELNPDLQSFKTWLANHRDELKALQN, from the coding sequence ATGAGCAAGCTGATCGCCGTCGTCGGAGCGACTGGGGCCCAGGGCGGGGCCTTGGTTCGCGCGATCCTGGCCGATCCGTCCGGCGAGTTCGCCGTACGGGCGCTGACCCGCAACCCCGACTCCCCCGGCGCGAAGGAGCTGGCCGCGGCCGGTGCCGAGATGGCCGCCGCCGACCTCGACGACGAGGCGAGCGTCCGGGCCGCGTTCGACGGCGCGTACGGCGCGTTCGTGGTGACGAACTACTGGGCTCCGCTGACCCCCGAGCAGGAGGCCGTCCGGACCCGCGCCGAGATGGAACTCGAGCAGGCCGAGACCGCGGCGCGGGCCGCCCGCGACGCCGGCGTACGGCACCTGATCTGGTCGACGCTCGAGGACACCCGGCCGTTCTTCGCCGGGCGTGACGACGTTCCGAGTCTGGACGACGGCCGCTACAAGGTCCCGCACTTCGACGCGAAGGGCGAGGCGGACGAGCTGTTCACGAAGTACGGCGTACCGACGACGTTCCTGCGGACCACGTTCTACTTCGACTCGCTCGTCACCGCGATGGCGCCGACGCGGAACGCCGACGGCACACTGACGATCTCGTTCCCGATGGGCGAGCAGCGGTTGTCCGGCATCGCCTCCGACGACATCGGCCGCAGCGCGCTGGCGATCCTCAAGCGCCCGGACCTGATCGGCGGAACCGTCAGCATCGCCGGCGACCACCTCACCGGCGACGAGTACGCCGCCGCCCTCTCCGAGGCGATCGGCGAGAAGGTCGTCTACCACGCACCGACCGTCGAGGAGTACCGCGGGTACCCGTTCCCGCTGGCCGTCGAGATGGCCAACATGTTTCAGTTCTACGCCGAGAACCACGACGAGTTCACCGGCAACCGCGACCTCACCAAGGTCCGCGAACTGAACCCGGACCTGCAGTCCTTCAAGACCTGGCTCGCGAACCACCGCGACGAGCTCAAAGCCCTGCAGAACTGA